Proteins encoded together in one Pseudomonas sp. ADAK13 window:
- a CDS encoding heme lyase CcmF/NrfE family subunit, translated as MTSALFIPELGQLAMILALCFAIVQAVVPLLGAWRGDRLWMSLAQPAAWGQFAFLVFAFGCLTYAFMTDDFSVAYVANNSNSALPWYYKFSAVWGAHEGSLLLWALILGGWTFAVSIFSRQLPQVMLARVLAVMGMISIGFLLFLIMTSNPFTRILPQIPVDGHDLNPLLQDIGLIVHPPMLYMGYVGFSVAFAFAIAALLGGRLDAAWARWSRPWTIVAWAFLGIGITLGSWWAYYELGWGGWWFWDPVENASFMPWLVGTALIHSLAVTEKRGVFKSWTVLLAIAAFSLSLLGTFLVRSGVLTSVHAFASDPERGVFILIFLLFVVGGSLTLFALRAPVVKSHVGFNLWSRETLLLGNNLVLVVAASMILLGTLYPLVLDALSGAKLSVGPPYFNALFIPLMALLMVVMAVGVLVRWKDTPVKWLVGMLTPVLLGSAALAVIAGIAYGDFNWAVLATFMLAAWVLLAGVRDLIDKTRHKGLIKGLPTMTRSYWGMQVAHIGIAVCALGVVLSSQNSAERDLRLAPGESMDLAGYHFIFEGAKHFEGPNFTSDKGTVRVVRNGKEVAVLHPEKRLYTVQSSMMTEAGIDAGFTRDLYVALGEPLGDGAWAVRVHVKPFVRWIWFGGLLTGFGGLLAAMDRRYRVKVKSRVREALGLQGAAV; from the coding sequence ATGACGTCCGCATTGTTTATTCCGGAGTTGGGCCAGTTGGCGATGATCCTCGCCCTGTGCTTTGCCATCGTCCAGGCCGTGGTCCCGCTGCTGGGCGCCTGGCGCGGTGATCGCCTGTGGATGAGCCTGGCCCAGCCGGCCGCCTGGGGCCAGTTCGCCTTTCTGGTGTTCGCCTTCGGTTGCCTGACCTACGCCTTCATGACCGACGACTTTTCCGTCGCCTACGTCGCCAATAACTCCAACAGCGCCTTGCCCTGGTACTACAAGTTCAGCGCCGTCTGGGGCGCCCACGAAGGGTCGTTGCTGCTGTGGGCATTGATCCTTGGCGGCTGGACCTTTGCCGTATCGATCTTCTCCCGCCAGTTGCCGCAAGTGATGCTGGCCCGGGTGCTGGCGGTGATGGGCATGATCAGCATCGGTTTCCTGCTGTTCCTGATCATGACCTCCAACCCGTTCACCCGCATCCTGCCGCAGATCCCGGTAGACGGCCACGACCTCAACCCGCTGCTACAAGACATCGGCCTGATCGTGCACCCGCCGATGCTCTACATGGGGTATGTAGGGTTCTCGGTAGCCTTCGCGTTTGCCATCGCCGCGTTGCTCGGTGGGCGTCTTGATGCGGCCTGGGCGCGCTGGTCGCGACCCTGGACCATCGTCGCCTGGGCGTTCCTCGGCATCGGCATCACCCTGGGCTCGTGGTGGGCCTACTACGAACTTGGCTGGGGCGGCTGGTGGTTCTGGGACCCGGTGGAGAACGCCTCCTTCATGCCCTGGCTGGTGGGCACGGCGCTGATTCACTCGCTGGCGGTCACGGAAAAACGTGGCGTGTTCAAGAGCTGGACCGTGTTGCTGGCCATCGCTGCGTTCTCCCTGAGCCTGCTGGGTACGTTCCTGGTGCGTTCCGGCGTGCTGACCTCGGTTCACGCGTTTGCCTCCGACCCGGAGCGCGGCGTGTTCATCCTGATCTTCCTGCTGTTTGTGGTCGGCGGCTCGCTGACGCTGTTTGCGTTGCGCGCCCCCGTGGTCAAGAGCCACGTCGGCTTCAACCTCTGGTCCCGGGAAACCCTGCTGCTGGGCAATAACCTGGTGCTGGTGGTGGCGGCCTCGATGATCCTGCTCGGCACCCTGTACCCGTTGGTGCTGGATGCCCTGAGCGGCGCCAAGCTGTCCGTCGGCCCGCCGTACTTCAACGCACTGTTCATCCCGTTGATGGCATTGTTGATGGTGGTGATGGCGGTCGGCGTGTTGGTGCGCTGGAAAGACACCCCGGTGAAATGGCTGGTGGGCATGCTGACTCCGGTGCTGCTGGGCAGCGCCGCGCTGGCGGTGATCGCCGGGATTGCCTACGGCGACTTCAACTGGGCCGTGCTCGCTACCTTCATGCTCGCCGCCTGGGTATTGCTGGCCGGCGTGCGCGACCTGATCGACAAGACCCGTCACAAAGGCCTGATCAAGGGCCTGCCGACCATGACCCGCAGCTACTGGGGCATGCAGGTCGCGCATATCGGCATCGCCGTGTGCGCCCTGGGCGTGGTGTTGTCCAGCCAGAACAGCGCCGAGCGCGACCTGCGTCTGGCGCCGGGCGAGTCCATGGACCTGGCCGGTTACCACTTCATTTTCGAAGGCGCCAAGCACTTCGAAGGCCCGAACTTCACGTCTGACAAGGGCACCGTGCGCGTCGTGCGCAACGGCAAGGAAGTCGCGGTGCTGCACCCGGAAAAACGTCTGTACACCGTACAAAGCTCGATGATGACCGAAGCCGGGATCGACGCCGGTTTCACCCGTGACCTCTACGTCGCCCTGGGTGAACCGCTGGGCGATGGCGCCTGGGCCGTGCGGGTCCACGTCAAACCGTTTGTGCGCTGGATCTGGTTCGGCGGCCTGCTCACAGGCTTCGGTGGTTTGCTGGCCGCGATGGACCGGCGTTATCGGGTCAAGGTCAAGAGCCGGGTGCGTGAAGCCCTCGGCCTGCAAGGAGCAGCGGTATGA
- the ccmE gene encoding cytochrome c maturation protein CcmE, whose protein sequence is MNPLRRKRLLIILAIMAGVGIAVTLALSALRENINLFYTPTQIANGEAPLDTRIRAGGMVEKGSLQRSGDSLDVKFIVTDFNKSVTITYRGILPDLFREGQGIVALGKLNADGVVVADEVLAKHDEKYMPPEVTKALKDSGQSAPTPAKEG, encoded by the coding sequence GTGAATCCGCTGCGTAGAAAGCGTCTGTTGATCATCCTGGCCATCATGGCCGGTGTCGGCATTGCCGTGACCCTGGCCCTGAGCGCCCTGCGGGAGAACATCAACCTGTTCTACACCCCGACCCAGATCGCCAACGGCGAAGCGCCGCTGGACACACGAATCCGCGCCGGTGGCATGGTCGAGAAGGGCTCGCTGCAACGTTCCGGCGACTCCCTGGACGTCAAATTCATCGTCACCGACTTCAACAAGTCCGTGACCATCACCTACCGCGGCATCCTCCCGGACCTGTTCCGCGAAGGGCAGGGCATCGTCGCCCTCGGCAAGCTCAACGCCGACGGCGTGGTCGTGGCCGACGAAGTGCTGGCCAAACACGATGAAAAATACATGCCGCCGGAAGTCACCAAGGCCCTCAAAGACAGCGGCCAATCCGCCCCGACCCCCGCCAAGGAGGGCTAA
- the ccmD gene encoding heme exporter protein CcmD, with protein sequence MSFNSFSDFLAMGHHALYVWTAYGICLAVLALNVAAPILARKRYLQQEARRLRRETEK encoded by the coding sequence ATGAGCTTCAACTCTTTCAGTGATTTTCTCGCCATGGGCCATCACGCCCTTTACGTCTGGACGGCCTATGGCATTTGCCTGGCGGTGCTGGCCCTCAACGTCGCCGCGCCGATCCTGGCCCGCAAGCGTTACCTGCAACAAGAGGCGCGTCGTTTGCGCCGGGAGACCGAAAAGTGA
- a CDS encoding heme ABC transporter permease: MNWTWFHKLGSPKWFYGISGKLLPWLSIAAVLLIGIGLVWGLAFAPPDYQQGNSFRIIYIHVPAAMLAQSCYVMLAVCGIVGLVWKMKLADVALQCAAPIGAWMTAVALVTGAIWGKPTWGSWWVWDARLTSMLILLFLYFGLIALGNAISNRDSAAKACAVLAIVGVINIPIIKYSVEWWNTLHQGATFTLTEKPAMPVEMWAPLLLMVLGFYCFFGAVLLLRMRLEVLKREARTSWVKAEVQNSLGARG, encoded by the coding sequence ATGAACTGGACCTGGTTTCACAAGCTCGGCTCGCCCAAATGGTTTTACGGCATCAGTGGCAAACTGCTGCCGTGGTTGAGCATCGCCGCTGTATTGCTGATCGGCATCGGCCTGGTCTGGGGCCTGGCCTTCGCGCCGCCGGACTACCAGCAAGGCAACAGCTTTCGCATCATTTATATCCACGTTCCCGCCGCGATGCTGGCTCAGTCCTGCTATGTGATGCTGGCGGTGTGCGGCATCGTCGGCCTGGTGTGGAAGATGAAACTGGCGGACGTGGCCCTGCAATGCGCCGCGCCCATCGGTGCCTGGATGACTGCGGTGGCGCTGGTCACCGGTGCGATCTGGGGCAAGCCGACCTGGGGTTCGTGGTGGGTCTGGGACGCGCGCCTCACCTCGATGCTGATCCTGCTGTTCCTGTATTTCGGCCTGATCGCCCTGGGCAACGCCATCAGCAACCGTGACAGCGCCGCCAAGGCCTGTGCGGTACTCGCGATTGTCGGCGTGATCAACATCCCGATCATCAAATACTCGGTGGAGTGGTGGAACACCCTGCACCAGGGCGCCACCTTCACCCTCACCGAAAAGCCGGCCATGCCCGTGGAAATGTGGGCGCCGCTGCTGCTGATGGTGCTGGGGTTCTACTGCTTCTTCGGCGCCGTGCTGCTGCTGCGCATGCGCCTTGAAGTGCTCAAGCGTGAAGCCCGCACCAGTTGGGTCAAGGCCGAAGTGCAAAACAGCCTGGGAGCCCGTGGATGA
- the ccmB gene encoding heme exporter protein CcmB — protein sequence MSVFALLVAREARLLCRRPAELANPLVFFAIVIALFPLAVGPETKLLQTLSPGLVWVAALLSVLLSLDGLFRSDFEDGSLEQWVLSSHPLPLLVLAKVLAHWAFSGLALVLLAPLLAMMLGLPTECLPVLLLSLLLGTPVLSLLGAVGAALTVGLKRGGLLLALLILPLYIPVLILGSGALQAALQGMPATGYLLWLGSLAALAVTLTPFAIAAGLKISVGE from the coding sequence ATGAGTGTATTTGCCTTGTTGGTCGCCCGCGAAGCGCGGTTACTCTGTCGCCGCCCGGCCGAACTGGCCAACCCGCTGGTGTTCTTCGCGATTGTGATCGCGTTGTTCCCGTTGGCGGTCGGCCCCGAGACTAAACTGTTGCAAACCTTGTCTCCGGGACTGGTCTGGGTGGCGGCGCTTTTGTCGGTCCTGCTCTCGCTGGACGGGCTGTTTCGCAGTGATTTTGAAGACGGTTCCCTTGAACAGTGGGTCCTTTCGTCGCACCCCCTGCCACTTCTGGTATTGGCCAAGGTACTGGCACACTGGGCGTTTTCCGGCCTGGCGCTGGTATTGCTCGCGCCGCTGCTGGCGATGATGCTGGGGTTGCCCACCGAGTGCCTGCCGGTGTTGCTCCTTTCCTTGTTGCTTGGCACGCCGGTTCTCAGTCTACTGGGCGCCGTGGGTGCGGCGCTGACGGTGGGTTTGAAGCGCGGCGGCCTGTTGCTGGCCCTGCTGATTTTGCCTTTGTATATCCCGGTGTTGATCCTGGGCAGCGGCGCGTTGCAAGCCGCGCTCCAGGGCATGCCGGCGACCGGTTACCTCCTGTGGCTTGGCAGCCTGGCCGCCCTGGCGGTAACCCTGACACCCTTTGCTATAGCGGCTGGCCTGAAGATCAGCGTCGGCGAATAA
- the ccmA gene encoding cytochrome c biogenesis heme-transporting ATPase CcmA, with product MLFEHLELRLAGGDMVQVSGPNGSGKTSLLRLLAGLMQPTAGEVRLNGKPLHEQRTELARNLIWIGHAAGIKDVLTAEENLSWLSALHHPASREAIWQALAAVGLKGFEDVPCHTLSAGQQRRVALARLYLDGPPLWILDEPFTALDKQGVAQLEAHLAAHCEQGGMVVLTTHHTLARMPAGYRDLDLGRWSV from the coding sequence ATGCTGTTCGAACACCTCGAACTGCGTCTGGCGGGCGGCGACATGGTGCAGGTCAGCGGGCCCAACGGCAGCGGCAAGACCAGCCTGTTGCGCCTGCTGGCCGGGCTGATGCAGCCGACGGCGGGCGAAGTGCGGCTCAACGGCAAACCGCTGCACGAGCAGCGCACGGAACTGGCCCGCAACCTGATCTGGATCGGCCACGCCGCCGGGATCAAGGACGTGCTCACCGCCGAAGAAAACCTCAGCTGGCTCAGTGCCCTGCATCATCCAGCAAGCCGTGAGGCCATCTGGCAGGCCCTCGCCGCTGTCGGCCTGAAGGGCTTCGAAGACGTTCCCTGCCACACCCTGTCCGCCGGCCAGCAGCGCCGCGTGGCCCTGGCCCGTTTGTACCTCGACGGTCCGCCGCTGTGGATTCTCGACGAACCCTTCACCGCCCTCGACAAACAAGGCGTCGCCCAGCTGGAAGCACATCTGGCGGCCCACTGCGAGCAGGGCGGCATGGTCGTCCTCACCACCCACCACACGCTGGCGCGCATGCCTGCCGGTTACCGCGACCTCGATCTGGGCCGGTGGTCGGTATGA
- the fliK gene encoding flagellar hook-length control protein FliK: MTGEITLPTLPPALPAGPGPAPATGELLKLLEPQTGLIDPGKTVNAEVLALKQGGDAFQLLLKLTLEGGRQTLVQASSSQPLPLGTQVEVSQTPSGNLSISLQQALSSSVAALTRIDTNQLPVGTLLQGKVLTTQALPQGTNQPVVYRSLVSVLNNVLSGATLTVESPQPLRIGSLLSAVVQSAQTLSFVPLSGLKDQLAVAQQLSTQQSRQGSLDVVFTALQSLPATSSDSTSVDLRAAAARLLAALPDLAQVSNPKVLAQIIQNSGTFLEAKLLAGQNPQIPPLDMKGALLRLVADLMPALPASTNLNAILAANTLAQMLPSFVRSPLGTLGQVGARQAPAGFPLPDRLMQRLEGESDLENLLRLAAGAISRLQSHQLSSLEQTGTTADGKLLTTWQLEIPMRTLQDIVPLQVKFQREEPAPDKEQPERKDSKDPKHMLWRVEMALDMEPLGPLQVQAQLSQGKLSSQLWATRPYTASLIESHLGSLRERLVSSGLNVGDLDCHLGTPPRGPKTGLEQRWVDETA; encoded by the coding sequence ATGACCGGTGAGATCACTCTTCCAACACTTCCTCCGGCGCTTCCGGCCGGGCCTGGCCCCGCGCCGGCGACGGGTGAGCTGCTGAAACTGCTGGAGCCGCAGACCGGCCTGATCGACCCTGGAAAAACCGTGAACGCCGAGGTCCTGGCGCTTAAACAGGGCGGTGATGCGTTTCAGTTGCTGCTCAAGCTGACCCTGGAAGGTGGCCGGCAAACCCTGGTGCAGGCCAGCAGCAGCCAGCCGCTGCCGCTGGGTACCCAGGTGGAAGTCAGCCAGACGCCGTCGGGCAATTTGTCCATCAGCCTGCAGCAGGCGCTGAGTTCCAGCGTTGCCGCACTGACGCGCATCGATACCAACCAGTTGCCGGTGGGCACCCTGCTGCAAGGCAAGGTGCTGACCACCCAGGCGCTGCCCCAGGGCACCAACCAGCCAGTGGTTTATCGCTCGCTGGTGTCAGTCCTCAATAACGTCCTCAGCGGCGCGACCCTGACCGTCGAAAGCCCGCAGCCGTTGCGCATCGGCAGCCTGCTCAGCGCCGTGGTGCAAAGTGCGCAAACCCTGAGTTTTGTACCGCTGAGCGGTCTCAAGGACCAACTGGCCGTGGCCCAGCAACTTTCCACCCAGCAAAGCCGCCAGGGCTCGCTGGACGTGGTGTTCACCGCGCTGCAAAGCCTGCCCGCCACCAGCAGCGACAGCACCTCCGTCGACCTGCGCGCCGCCGCTGCGCGTTTGCTGGCAGCCCTGCCCGACCTGGCCCAGGTGAGCAATCCCAAGGTACTGGCCCAAATCATCCAGAACAGCGGGACCTTTCTCGAAGCCAAGTTGCTGGCAGGACAAAACCCACAGATACCGCCACTGGACATGAAAGGCGCCCTGCTGCGCCTCGTCGCCGACCTGATGCCTGCCCTGCCCGCCAGCACCAACCTCAATGCGATCCTGGCGGCCAACACCCTGGCGCAGATGCTCCCCAGCTTCGTGCGCAGCCCGCTGGGTACCCTCGGCCAGGTCGGCGCCCGACAAGCCCCCGCAGGTTTTCCGCTGCCGGATCGGCTGATGCAACGCCTGGAAGGTGAAAGCGACCTGGAAAACCTGCTGCGCCTGGCCGCCGGGGCCATTTCGCGCCTGCAAAGCCATCAGCTGTCGAGCCTGGAACAGACCGGCACCACTGCCGACGGCAAGCTCTTGACCACCTGGCAGTTGGAGATCCCGATGCGCACCTTGCAGGACATCGTGCCGTTGCAGGTCAAGTTCCAGCGTGAAGAACCGGCCCCCGACAAGGAACAGCCGGAACGCAAGGACAGCAAAGACCCCAAACACATGCTCTGGCGCGTGGAAATGGCCCTCGACATGGAGCCGCTGGGCCCGCTGCAGGTCCAGGCGCAATTGAGCCAGGGCAAACTCTCCAGCCAACTGTGGGCGACCCGGCCCTACACGGCCAGCCTGATCGAAAGCCACCTGGGCAGCCTGCGCGAACGCCTGGTGTCGTCGGGGCTCAACGTCGGCGACCTGGACTGCCACCTCGGCACGCCGCCACGGGGCCCGAAAACCGGGCTGGAACAACGCTGGGTGGATGAAACCGCATGA
- a CDS encoding EscU/YscU/HrcU family type III secretion system export apparatus switch protein produces MKNPNPPRQAIALKYDGQQAPTLTAKGDDALAEAILKLARENEVPIYENAELVKLLARMELGDSIPEELYRTIAEIIAFAWTLKGKFPAGYDPDAGPVERDVTERGDDY; encoded by the coding sequence ATGAAAAACCCCAACCCGCCGCGCCAGGCCATTGCTCTCAAATACGACGGCCAGCAAGCGCCGACCCTGACCGCCAAGGGCGACGACGCCCTGGCGGAAGCCATCCTGAAGCTGGCCCGGGAAAATGAAGTACCGATTTACGAAAATGCCGAGCTGGTCAAATTACTGGCGCGCATGGAGTTGGGCGACAGCATCCCGGAAGAGTTGTACCGCACCATCGCCGAGATCATCGCGTTTGCCTGGACGCTGAAGGGCAAGTTCCCGGCGGGATACGACCCGGATGCGGGGCCGGTGGAGCGGGATGTGACGGAAAGAGGCGACGATTATTAA
- a CDS encoding Rap1a/Tai family immunity protein: MFSLTATASNEAHEYLAACREAREMSPDAPPSYPSAYCLGITTGVLRTLEYLDEFTPRNRRLCLPESLEPGRLVDRVLAYSKKYPAAERGGTARLVRGAITEHYPCPKKGTNSL; this comes from the coding sequence GTGTTTTCCCTGACGGCAACGGCCAGCAACGAGGCCCATGAATACCTTGCGGCCTGTCGCGAAGCCAGGGAAATGTCGCCGGATGCACCACCTTCCTACCCGTCAGCCTATTGCCTTGGCATCACCACGGGCGTGCTGAGAACACTGGAATACCTGGACGAATTCACCCCCAGAAACCGCCGCCTTTGCCTGCCGGAAAGCTTGGAGCCAGGGCGTTTGGTCGATAGGGTTCTGGCGTACAGCAAGAAATACCCTGCGGCAGAGCGAGGCGGCACGGCCCGGCTGGTCAGGGGTGCAATTACCGAACATTATCCCTGCCCAAAGAAAGGCACCAACTCGCTATAG
- a CDS encoding DUF2802 domain-containing protein, with product MFLEVAVIVLAILWAGTLGFLLRYVRQQREVATQQVAREAARDRRMLELVKRVDHFQQSAVRVGDEVHELRSVLAPLPDKLSALEQRDPSSLSFAQAAKLVGMGATVDELTQSCGLTQAEAQLMSKLHRSS from the coding sequence TTGTTCCTAGAGGTAGCGGTGATCGTCCTGGCCATCCTGTGGGCCGGGACCCTGGGCTTCCTGCTGCGTTATGTGCGCCAGCAACGGGAGGTGGCCACTCAGCAGGTCGCACGCGAAGCTGCGCGCGACCGGCGCATGCTGGAACTGGTCAAGCGGGTCGACCACTTCCAGCAGAGCGCCGTGCGTGTGGGTGATGAAGTGCACGAGCTGCGTTCGGTGCTGGCACCGTTGCCGGACAAACTGTCGGCACTGGAGCAGCGCGACCCGTCGAGCCTGTCATTCGCCCAGGCGGCGAAGCTGGTGGGCATGGGCGCCACGGTGGATGAACTGACCCAGTCCTGCGGCTTGACCCAGGCTGAGGCGCAGTTGATGAGCAAGTTGCACAGGAGCAGTTGA
- a CDS encoding chemotaxis protein CheW yields the protein MNKSVSAQGLVDDPILQWVTFKLDNESYGINVMRVQEVLRYTEIAPVPGAPSYVLGIINLRGNVVTVIDTRQRFGLVPTEVNDNTRIVIIEADKQVVGIMVDSVAEVVYLRQSEVETAPNVGNEESAKFIQGVCNKNGELLILVELDKMMSEEEWQDLENI from the coding sequence ATGAACAAGTCAGTGTCCGCACAAGGTCTGGTGGATGATCCAATCCTGCAATGGGTCACCTTCAAACTGGACAACGAGTCCTACGGCATCAACGTGATGCGTGTGCAGGAAGTGCTGCGCTACACCGAGATCGCTCCGGTTCCGGGTGCCCCGAGCTACGTGCTGGGCATCATCAACCTGCGCGGCAACGTGGTGACCGTGATCGACACCCGCCAGCGTTTTGGCCTGGTGCCGACCGAAGTCAACGACAACACCCGCATTGTGATTATTGAAGCCGACAAGCAAGTGGTCGGAATCATGGTCGACAGCGTGGCGGAAGTGGTTTACCTGCGCCAATCTGAAGTCGAGACTGCGCCGAACGTCGGCAACGAAGAATCGGCCAAGTTCATCCAGGGTGTCTGCAACAAGAACGGCGAACTGCTGATTCTGGTTGAGCTGGACAAGATGATGAGCGAAGAAGAGTGGCAGGACCTGGAGAATATCTGA
- a CDS encoding CheW domain-containing protein: protein MNRPVDFKTRPQLALESYLDALLQDATEEMPEPILILDEVIEPEPAALDEFQLAVLEEQARDALVVPVAEPAPVAVPVPVAPVVVAPAVVEPVVEVHLPPSITPPPVQGDGRPAWAAEPFECLLFDVAGLTLAVPLVCLGSIYSLEGQELTSLFGQPEWFLGILPSQQGNLKVLDTARWVMPDRYRDDFRQGLQYVISVQGYEWGLAVHQVSRSLRLDPNEIKWRSHRGQRPWLAGTVIEHMCALLDVAELAELIASGAVKDMPLNKRT, encoded by the coding sequence ATGAACCGTCCCGTTGATTTCAAGACCCGGCCGCAACTGGCGCTGGAGTCCTATCTGGACGCCTTGCTCCAGGACGCCACCGAGGAAATGCCGGAACCGATTCTGATCCTCGATGAAGTCATCGAGCCTGAGCCGGCGGCTCTGGACGAGTTTCAGTTGGCGGTCCTGGAAGAACAGGCCCGCGATGCGTTGGTGGTGCCCGTAGCAGAACCTGCACCGGTTGCTGTGCCCGTGCCCGTCGCGCCGGTCGTGGTCGCCCCCGCAGTGGTGGAACCGGTGGTTGAGGTTCACCTCCCGCCGAGCATCACGCCGCCGCCGGTACAGGGCGATGGCCGGCCGGCGTGGGCCGCCGAGCCGTTCGAATGTTTGCTGTTCGACGTTGCCGGGCTGACCCTGGCGGTGCCGCTGGTGTGCCTGGGTTCGATCTACTCTCTGGAGGGCCAGGAGTTGACGTCGCTGTTCGGACAGCCGGAGTGGTTTCTCGGGATCCTGCCGAGCCAGCAGGGCAACTTGAAGGTACTGGACACCGCGCGCTGGGTGATGCCCGACCGTTATCGCGACGATTTCCGCCAGGGCCTGCAGTACGTTATTTCGGTCCAGGGCTATGAGTGGGGGCTGGCGGTGCATCAAGTCAGCCGCTCGCTGCGCCTGGACCCCAACGAAATCAAATGGCGCAGCCACCGGGGCCAGCGGCCATGGCTGGCGGGCACCGTGATCGAACACATGTGCGCGTTGCTGGATGTCGCCGAATTGGCGGAGTTGATCGCCAGCGGCGCAGTAAAAGATATGCCGCTCAACAAACGCACTTGA
- a CDS encoding ParA family protein, translating to MRVWAVANQKGGVGKTTTSIALAGLLAEAGKRVVVVDLDPHGSMTSYFGYDPDALEHSCYDLFLHKGSVPADLPGQLLLPTSNEKISLLPSSTALATLERQSPGQSGLGLVIAKTLAQLWQDFDYAIIDSPPLLGVLMVNALAASQQLVIPVQTEHLAVKGLERMVSTLAMINRSRKQALPFSIVPTLFDRRTQASLGTLRVLRDAYPDTIWQGYIPVDTRLRDASRAGLTPSQFDGKSRGVLAYRALLKHLLSQQLVAQVA from the coding sequence ATGAGAGTCTGGGCAGTTGCCAATCAAAAGGGTGGTGTCGGTAAAACCACCACCTCCATCGCCTTGGCCGGCTTGCTGGCCGAGGCCGGCAAGCGTGTGGTCGTGGTCGACCTGGACCCCCACGGCTCCATGACCAGTTATTTCGGCTACGACCCGGATGCCCTGGAGCACAGTTGCTACGACCTGTTCCTGCACAAGGGCAGCGTGCCGGCCGATTTGCCGGGCCAACTGTTGTTGCCCACCAGCAATGAAAAGATCTCGCTGTTGCCGTCCAGCACCGCCCTGGCCACCCTTGAGCGTCAGTCACCGGGGCAAAGCGGCCTGGGGCTGGTGATCGCCAAGACCCTGGCGCAGCTGTGGCAGGACTTCGACTACGCCATTATCGACAGCCCGCCGTTGCTGGGCGTGCTGATGGTCAACGCCCTCGCTGCGAGCCAGCAGTTGGTGATCCCGGTGCAGACCGAGCACCTGGCCGTCAAAGGCCTGGAGCGCATGGTCAGCACCCTGGCGATGATCAACCGCTCGCGCAAACAGGCGCTGCCGTTCAGCATCGTGCCGACCCTGTTTGACCGGCGTACCCAGGCATCCCTCGGCACCTTGCGCGTCTTGCGTGACGCCTATCCGGACACCATCTGGCAAGGCTACATCCCGGTGGACACGCGCCTGCGGGATGCGAGCCGGGCCGGGCTGACGCCTTCGCAATTCGACGGCAAGAGCCGTGGCGTACTGGCCTACCGGGCATTGCTCAAGCATCTGCTGTCCCAGCAACTTGTGGCGCAGGTGGCGTGA
- the motD gene encoding flagellar motor protein MotD, translating into MSRRRREPEEHVNHERWLVSYADFITLLFAFFVVMYSISSINEGKYKVISQALIGVFNDADRALKPIPIGEERPKTVTPAKPLVNDSDETAAGIGGTSDPLKSIADDISAAFGDLISSNQMTVRGNELWVEIELNSSLLFASADAMPSDQAFTIIDKVAAILKPFENPVHVEGFTDNLPISTAQYPTNWELSSARAASIVRMLAMQGVNPGRLASVGYGEFQPVANNATAEGRARNRRVVLVVSRNLDVRRSLTGTGTANATPDAALKRAGTQTAPAPVKAPVRGNAVNSPSPAL; encoded by the coding sequence GTGAGCCGTCGCCGCCGCGAGCCTGAAGAACACGTCAACCATGAACGCTGGCTGGTGTCCTACGCCGACTTCATTACGCTGCTGTTCGCGTTTTTTGTGGTGATGTACTCCATTTCCTCGATCAACGAAGGCAAGTACAAAGTCATCTCCCAGGCGCTGATCGGCGTGTTCAACGACGCCGACCGCGCCCTCAAGCCGATTCCGATCGGCGAAGAACGCCCCAAGACCGTGACCCCGGCCAAGCCGCTGGTCAACGATAGCGATGAAACCGCCGCCGGCATCGGTGGCACCAGCGACCCACTGAAAAGCATCGCCGATGACATCAGCGCAGCCTTTGGTGATTTGATCAGCTCCAATCAGATGACCGTACGCGGCAATGAGCTGTGGGTGGAAATCGAGCTGAATTCCAGCCTGTTGTTCGCCAGCGCCGATGCGATGCCCAGCGACCAGGCGTTCACCATCATCGACAAGGTGGCGGCGATCCTCAAACCGTTTGAGAACCCGGTCCACGTTGAAGGCTTTACCGACAACCTGCCGATCAGTACCGCGCAGTACCCGACCAACTGGGAGCTGTCTTCGGCCCGCGCCGCGAGTATTGTGCGAATGCTGGCGATGCAGGGCGTGAACCCCGGGCGCCTGGCGTCGGTGGGGTACGGCGAGTTCCAGCCGGTGGCCAATAACGCCACGGCGGAAGGCCGCGCGCGCAACCGTCGGGTGGTGCTGGTGGTGTCGCGTAACCTGGATGTGCGCCGCAGCCTGACCGGTACCGGCACTGCCAATGCAACACCGGATGCCGCCTTGAAGCGGGCTGGCACACAAACTGCACCAGCGCCCGTAAAGGCGCCGGTTCGCGGGAATGCCGTCAATTCTCCGTCACCGGCTCTATAA